Genomic segment of Pochonia chlamydosporia 170 chromosome 1, whole genome shotgun sequence:
GTATAGCTCAGCTGACCGTACAGCCTCACCCGCCCAAACTTCATCGTTTAGTACGGAGAAGGTTGTCCCATCTGCAGTGTTCGCCCCAAATAAACGAGCTCGCCTGCGCCTTGGGGGTTCTGTGGGTTGTGGTTTTCGTTCAAGGCTACCATTACTCACTCGGTTGCAAACGTAGTCATACAGCACGGTACAGCTGAGGCAGTTGAAACCGCCAAAGTGTACTAAGGTGTAGTGTTGCCCAGGATGCGGAACTTTTAATATGAATGAATGTCGCTTGTGTTTGAGGTAAAGTCTTGGGAATGGCTAAGCCTTGTTAACTGATGAGACAGACATCACGGGTGCCTGTGCTGTCATTCAAGCGTCTTCAAGAGACGATAACTCTGAGCAATTGGTACAAGCTGGTAAGTACCTGGGCATTCAGTAACTGGAAGACCGAGCCTATGCTCGTGACAGCTTGCCAGTGCCAACCCCAAACGCTACCAACTATGAGACATTTGGGGTACATCTAGCACATTCAGAGACATCAATTCAGGATGTTACGTTGTTccgacttcaacaactttgccgcTCTCCGAGTCAGCTGATACTAGCAATATTAGGAGTCAAAATGCATTCATCACACGCATAGAAATCCCACCACAGTTAGCAGTCACCCCAGCCCGTCACATCACGtcacaccaacaccacaggTATAGTGCTCAATAGATTCCATTATCCCAAAAGCAAAATCCTCCTAGCCACATGGGTAGATGCGTTCGTCTGCCGATATAAACATCTCGCAACCACTTCCACCCAACTAACCAAGAGAATCTATCCGTTAAACGCCCATCATGTGTTCCCATGGTAAcccccaagaccagacatggcatACACACAAATTCAGTACTTTGATCTTTTCACTTCGTCGCCATCCAGTGCCCAAGGACTGCAAAATCTTAGAAACCACGTCCCCGTCCTCGgaaaccaccacctccaccacgGCCACCTCCCCGACCACCGCTGAATCCACCGCCTCCCCTAccgccaaaaccaccacGACTGCCTCCCCTTGagaaaccaccaccaccacggccTCCTCGTCCGCCAAAGCCGCCGCGAGCACCGCCGCGAGGTCCTCCGCGGCCACCACCTCCACGTCCACCACGAGCACCACCCGCcctcttgggcttcttctcccccGCAAcctttggcttgggcaagaACTTCTCCAGCGGCAGCAACTTGTCACCTCCGATGAAGACCTTATCACCAGCCTTAAAACTCGTCGCCACGATACCCTCCTGAGGTTTAATCGTAAAGTACACTTCGTTGATGGGTCCAAGCACTTCGTCGACCTTGCCAATGGGGGTCTTATTCTCGAGATAGATCGGGGCGTTGAAGTACGGGACTTTGACGTTTGATGAGCGGCAAAACATTTCGCCTTCGACAGCGTGTTCGACGGTTCCCATTTCCTGAACCTCAGCAGGTGGTCCGGCCGGTGCG
This window contains:
- a CDS encoding snoRNP protein (gar1) (similar to Metarhizium acridum CQMa 102 XP_007806689.1); its protein translation is MSFRGGRGGGFGGRGGGGGGFRGGRGGGFAPAGPPAEVQEMGTVEHAVEGEMFCRSSNVKVPYFNAPIYLENKTPIGKVDEVLGPINEVYFTIKPQEGIVATSFKAGDKVFIGGDKLLPLEKFLPKPKVAGEKKPKRAGGARGGRGGGGRGGPRGGARGGFGGRGGRGGGGFSRGGSRGGFGGRGGGGFSGGRGGGRGGGGGFRGRGRGF